One stretch of Oceanimonas pelagia DNA includes these proteins:
- the lhgO gene encoding L-2-hydroxyglutarate oxidase, translating into MFDFIIIGGGIVGMSTAWQLKKTYPDSKMLLLEKESGPARHQTGHNSGVIHAGVYYTPGSLKAKFCLAGNLATKAFCREHDIPFDECGKLLVATNALEMERMKALWDRSEANGLERYWLNADELKEREPNITGMGGIFVPSSGIVDYKQVTAAMGREFERLGGEIRYNAEVTGLTEEASRVVVQTTQGEFQGKFLVSCSGLMADRVVRMLGLEPAFKICPFRGEYYLLKPEHNRIVNHLIYPIPDPNMPFLGVHLTRMIDGTVTVGPNAVLAFKREGYNKRDISLKDTLEMLTYPGILKVLMKNLKPGLTEMKNSLNKAGYLELVRKYCPSLTVDDLTPYPAGIRAQAVSKDGKLVDDFLFVNTKRTLNVCNAPSPAATSAIPIGGYIVDKIKEQVELPSAVA; encoded by the coding sequence GTGTTTGACTTCATTATTATCGGCGGCGGCATCGTCGGCATGTCTACCGCCTGGCAACTGAAAAAGACCTACCCCGACAGCAAAATGCTGCTGCTGGAAAAGGAAAGCGGCCCGGCCCGGCACCAGACCGGCCACAACAGCGGCGTGATCCACGCCGGCGTTTACTACACCCCCGGCAGCCTGAAGGCGAAGTTCTGCCTGGCAGGCAACCTGGCCACCAAGGCCTTTTGCCGCGAGCACGACATTCCCTTTGACGAATGCGGCAAGCTGCTGGTGGCCACCAACGCGCTGGAAATGGAGCGCATGAAGGCGTTGTGGGACAGAAGCGAGGCCAATGGCCTGGAGCGCTACTGGCTGAATGCCGACGAACTGAAGGAGCGCGAGCCCAATATCACCGGTATGGGCGGCATCTTCGTGCCATCCAGCGGCATTGTGGATTACAAGCAGGTCACCGCCGCCATGGGCCGGGAGTTTGAGCGCCTCGGCGGCGAAATTCGCTACAACGCCGAAGTGACCGGCCTGACCGAAGAAGCCAGCCGCGTGGTGGTGCAGACCACCCAGGGCGAGTTTCAGGGCAAGTTCCTGGTGTCCTGCTCCGGGCTGATGGCCGACCGGGTGGTGCGTATGCTGGGCCTGGAGCCCGCGTTCAAGATCTGCCCCTTCCGCGGCGAATATTACCTGCTCAAGCCCGAGCACAACCGAATTGTGAACCACCTGATTTATCCCATTCCGGATCCGAACATGCCTTTCCTCGGCGTGCACCTGACCCGCATGATCGACGGCACCGTGACAGTGGGACCCAACGCCGTGCTGGCATTCAAGCGCGAGGGCTACAACAAGCGGGATATTTCCCTTAAGGATACCCTGGAGATGCTCACCTATCCGGGCATTCTCAAGGTGCTGATGAAGAACCTCAAACCCGGCCTGACCGAGATGAAAAACTCCCTCAACAAGGCCGGCTACCTGGAGCTGGTGCGCAAATACTGCCCCAGCCTGACGGTGGACGATCTCACTCCCTACCCCGCCGGCATTCGTGCCCAGGCGGTATCGAAAGACGGCAAACTGGTGGACGACTTTTTGTTCGTCAACACCAAACGCACCCTGAACGTGTGCAACGCACCCTCACCGGCAGCCACTTCTGCCATTCCCATCGGCGGCTATATCGTCGATAAAATCAAGGAGCAGGTGGAATTGCCCAGCGCCGTGGCTTAA
- a CDS encoding LysR family transcriptional regulator: MSREKALTLEALRVLDAIDRRGSFAAAADELGKVPSALSYTVQKLEDELDLTLFDRSGHRTRFTPVGRLLLEQGRHLLQASNQLVESARALERGWETSLTLAVDGILPCRLLFPAIAALQQQTDTDIRLSHEILAGSWEALETGRADLAIATLQEDIPINAGIKTQLLYREVFVYVAHPAHPIHRENSPISAEVLQGYRAIAVADTARHKPPLTFNLLNRQSRLTVSTMQDKVDALRAGLGISTLPQAWLGDIVKRGELKEIAGLERLAANVVLAWRRDAMGKAKSWLIRELPALLERRENSAAP, from the coding sequence ATGTCCCGAGAAAAAGCCCTGACTCTGGAGGCCCTGCGCGTGCTCGATGCCATCGACCGCCGGGGCAGTTTCGCCGCCGCCGCCGATGAACTGGGCAAGGTGCCCTCAGCACTCAGTTACACCGTACAAAAACTGGAAGACGAGCTGGATCTGACCCTGTTTGATCGCTCCGGCCACCGCACCCGCTTTACCCCGGTAGGTCGGCTGCTGCTGGAGCAGGGTCGCCACCTGCTGCAGGCCTCCAACCAGCTGGTGGAAAGCGCCCGCGCTCTGGAACGAGGGTGGGAAACCAGCCTGACCCTGGCCGTAGACGGCATTCTGCCCTGCCGCCTCCTGTTTCCAGCTATAGCAGCGCTGCAGCAGCAGACCGACACCGATATTCGCCTGTCCCACGAGATCCTGGCCGGCAGCTGGGAAGCACTGGAAACCGGACGGGCCGATCTGGCCATTGCTACCCTGCAGGAAGACATACCGATAAACGCCGGTATCAAAACACAACTGCTCTATCGGGAAGTCTTTGTTTACGTGGCCCACCCCGCCCACCCCATTCATCGGGAGAACAGCCCCATCAGTGCCGAGGTGTTGCAGGGTTACCGGGCCATTGCCGTGGCTGACACCGCCCGACACAAACCGCCACTCACCTTTAACCTGCTCAATCGCCAGTCTCGGCTGACCGTCAGCACCATGCAGGACAAGGTTGACGCGCTCAGGGCCGGCCTCGGAATCTCGACCCTGCCCCAAGCCTGGCTGGGTGACATAGTAAAGCGAGGTGAACTGAAGGAAATTGCGGGCCTCGAACGCCTTGCTGCCAACGTGGTGCTGGCCTGGCGCCGGGATGCCATGGGCAAGGCCAAAAGCTGGCTGATACGCGAGCTTCCGGCCCTGCTGGAAAGAAGGGAAAACTCAGCGGCTCCGTGA
- a CDS encoding phosphatase PAP2 family protein — translation MSVQYNKLIFWNLAALAVLGSWFWLPNHGFWFDLDKAVFYFFNHKLGESQAWVNLIAALNNRAFDGVALLAMGAVYYSFYRKADPEQRRRLVIVGVCMLLTAVGLNQLGRAIPVERPSPTLTFDNVLRLTELASFKTKDASGDSFPGDHGLMLMIFTAFAWRYLSWKAGLWGCLFVVVFSAPRVMGGAHWLTDIYVGAFAVAAFGLAWLLQTGMMDALVTRVQAALPSRSR, via the coding sequence ATGTCTGTTCAATACAATAAACTGATTTTCTGGAACCTGGCGGCACTCGCCGTGCTGGGCAGCTGGTTCTGGCTGCCGAACCACGGTTTCTGGTTCGATCTCGACAAGGCAGTATTTTACTTTTTTAATCACAAGCTTGGGGAAAGCCAGGCATGGGTCAACCTGATTGCGGCGCTCAACAATCGTGCCTTTGATGGCGTGGCCTTGCTGGCGATGGGGGCCGTGTATTACAGCTTCTATCGTAAGGCCGACCCCGAGCAACGGCGGCGTCTGGTGATTGTTGGTGTGTGCATGCTGCTGACCGCCGTGGGGCTGAACCAGCTGGGGCGGGCCATTCCGGTGGAGCGACCGAGCCCGACCCTGACCTTTGACAATGTGCTGCGGTTGACCGAATTGGCGTCGTTCAAGACCAAGGATGCTTCCGGTGACAGCTTCCCCGGGGATCATGGGCTGATGCTGATGATCTTCACTGCCTTTGCCTGGCGCTACCTGTCCTGGAAGGCCGGTCTCTGGGGTTGCCTGTTTGTGGTGGTGTTTTCCGCTCCCCGCGTAATGGGAGGCGCCCACTGGCTGACCGATATTTATGTGGGCGCCTTTGCCGTGGCCGCCTTTGGTCTGGCCTGGTTGCTGCAAACCGGGATGATGGACGCCCTGGTGACCCGCGTACAGGCCGCCCTGCCTTCACGGAGCCGCTGA
- a CDS encoding AEC family transporter: protein MTALADSLLFSLSITGPICLLLLLGFFLRRTQMMNEGFIDGASKLVFNITLPILLFTSIVSADLSQMASPALIVYGIAATLGAFIVLEWLATRLTAEKALRGILVQGAFRANMGIVGLAYVHNAYGSQGVAAMAFYVACLTILFNILAVITLSRSLSNDPQVRPGPIALGIVKNPLIIGIVAALPFALCSWPVPEILMKTGQSLAQMTLPLALLCTGASLNLKSGREDTGLLPAITLLRLILLPGAITLGAWVIGFEGAELTMLFLINASPTAAASYVMVRAMGGNAVLAANIIAVTTLGSLLTTSLGATLLGALGEF, encoded by the coding sequence ATGACTGCCCTTGCCGACAGCCTGCTGTTTTCCCTGTCCATTACCGGCCCCATTTGTCTGTTACTGCTGCTGGGCTTTTTTCTGCGCCGCACGCAAATGATGAACGAAGGCTTTATCGACGGAGCCAGCAAGCTGGTATTCAACATCACCCTGCCGATACTGTTGTTTACCAGCATAGTGAGCGCCGACCTCAGCCAAATGGCCAGCCCCGCACTCATTGTTTACGGCATTGCCGCCACCCTGGGGGCGTTTATTGTGCTGGAGTGGCTTGCCACGCGCCTGACCGCCGAAAAAGCCCTGCGGGGCATTCTGGTGCAGGGCGCCTTTCGCGCCAACATGGGCATTGTGGGCCTGGCCTATGTGCACAATGCCTACGGCAGCCAGGGAGTGGCGGCCATGGCCTTTTACGTGGCCTGCCTGACCATACTTTTTAATATTCTGGCGGTGATCACCCTCAGCCGCAGCCTGAGCAACGACCCGCAGGTGCGGCCCGGCCCCATTGCGCTGGGCATCGTCAAAAACCCGCTGATTATCGGTATTGTGGCCGCCCTCCCCTTTGCCCTGTGTAGCTGGCCGGTACCCGAAATACTGATGAAAACCGGCCAGTCTCTGGCACAAATGACGCTGCCGCTGGCGCTGCTGTGTACCGGGGCATCCCTCAACCTGAAATCGGGCAGGGAAGACACCGGTCTGCTGCCCGCCATCACCCTGCTACGGCTGATTTTGTTACCCGGTGCCATCACCCTGGGCGCCTGGGTAATAGGCTTTGAGGGCGCCGAGCTAACCATGCTGTTTTTGATCAATGCCTCGCCCACCGCCGCCGCCAGCTATGTGATGGTGCGGGCCATGGGCGGCAACGCCGTGCTGGCCGCCAATATTATTGCCGTGACCACCCTGGGCTCACTGCTCACCACCAGCCTGGGGGCGACGCTGCTCGGCGCCCTGGGGGAGTTTTGA
- a CDS encoding OmpW family outer membrane protein: MKKVALLVAAALMAPSAAFAHQAGDILVRGGAATVSPHSSGDSVLGTGHLEPDSNTQLGLTFSYMVTDNWGVELLAATPFSHGVSTAGLGEIANVKHLPPTLMGQYYFGNAQSKVRPYVGAGINYTMFFDEEGRNALEGDSVKADDSWGLAAQAGIDMKVTDRLFVNASAWLIDIDTDVTVNSTNVPAASGTYQTSIDPVVLMFGLGYSF; the protein is encoded by the coding sequence ATGAAAAAAGTTGCTCTTCTGGTTGCCGCCGCGCTGATGGCTCCGTCTGCCGCCTTTGCCCACCAGGCCGGTGATATTCTGGTTCGTGGTGGTGCCGCCACCGTTTCTCCCCACAGCAGTGGCGACAGTGTTTTAGGAACTGGTCACTTGGAGCCGGACTCCAATACCCAGCTGGGCCTGACTTTCTCCTATATGGTGACCGATAACTGGGGGGTGGAGCTGCTGGCCGCCACCCCCTTTTCACACGGTGTAAGCACCGCTGGCTTGGGTGAGATTGCCAATGTTAAGCACCTGCCGCCAACCCTGATGGGCCAGTACTATTTCGGCAATGCCCAGAGCAAGGTACGTCCCTATGTGGGGGCCGGTATTAACTACACCATGTTCTTTGACGAAGAAGGCCGTAATGCTTTGGAAGGTGATAGTGTAAAAGCTGACGATTCCTGGGGGCTGGCGGCACAGGCCGGTATCGATATGAAAGTGACCGACAGGCTGTTTGTCAACGCGTCTGCTTGGTTGATCGATATCGATACCGATGTAACCGTTAATTCAACTAATGTTCCTGCTGCCAGCGGCACTTACCAAACCAGCATCGACCCCGTGGTACTGATGTTTGGTCTGGGTTACAGCTTCTGA
- the rnk gene encoding nucleoside diphosphate kinase regulator: MAQLPPITISTLDLARLEALLDKQPDSEAVRRLEDELERANVVAPQDMPANIVTMNSVIRFSMARDDETFTKTLCFPRDMDGSKDKISVLAPIGSALLGLAVGQTIEWPGPNGKTLKVTIADVEYQPERAGDYQS; the protein is encoded by the coding sequence ATGGCCCAGTTGCCGCCCATTACTATTTCTACCCTGGATCTGGCCCGGCTTGAGGCCCTGCTCGACAAACAACCCGACTCGGAAGCCGTTCGCCGGCTGGAAGACGAGCTGGAACGCGCCAATGTGGTGGCGCCCCAAGACATGCCCGCGAATATTGTTACCATGAACTCGGTGATCCGCTTCAGCATGGCCCGGGATGACGAGACCTTTACCAAAACCCTGTGCTTTCCCCGTGACATGGATGGCAGCAAAGACAAGATCTCGGTGCTCGCCCCCATTGGCAGCGCCCTGCTCGGCCTGGCGGTGGGGCAGACCATCGAATGGCCCGGCCCCAACGGCAAAACCCTGAAGGTGACCATTGCCGACGTGGAATACCAGCCCGAGCGGGCCGGCGATTACCAGTCGTAA
- the csiR gene encoding DNA-binding transcriptional regulator CsiR encodes MSNPEAPRENLARTAYQQLKQDIIESHFGPGEKLLMSGLKSRYGLGVSPLREALSQLVSERLVTAESQRGFRVSPMSVAELRDIYDARAQLEGLIVELAMARGDDLWEAGVVAAHHALAKVTHLDSVEDQLNQWDARHQAFHQAVAAGCNSPQLLVVRQTLMDQAARYRHLWLKRTVFSERALADKQREHQGLLDAILARRPEAAAMMREHLQSPVPIITRVLAEQGMG; translated from the coding sequence ATGAGCAACCCCGAAGCCCCGCGGGAAAACCTGGCCCGTACCGCCTACCAGCAACTGAAACAGGACATCATTGAGAGCCACTTTGGCCCCGGCGAAAAGCTGTTGATGAGCGGCCTGAAAAGCCGTTATGGCCTGGGTGTGAGCCCGCTTCGGGAAGCGCTGTCACAGCTGGTGTCGGAACGGCTGGTCACCGCCGAAAGCCAGCGCGGTTTTCGTGTCAGCCCCATGTCGGTGGCCGAGCTGCGGGATATTTACGATGCCCGGGCCCAGCTGGAAGGCCTGATTGTGGAGCTGGCCATGGCCCGGGGAGACGATCTGTGGGAGGCCGGGGTGGTAGCGGCCCACCATGCCCTGGCCAAGGTCACCCACCTTGATTCGGTGGAGGATCAGCTCAACCAGTGGGATGCCCGCCATCAGGCCTTTCATCAGGCGGTGGCCGCCGGCTGCAATTCCCCCCAGCTGCTGGTAGTGCGCCAGACCCTGATGGATCAGGCGGCCCGTTACCGGCATTTGTGGCTGAAGCGCACCGTGTTCAGCGAGCGGGCCCTGGCCGACAAGCAACGGGAGCATCAGGGTCTGCTCGACGCCATTCTGGCCCGCCGGCCGGAAGCGGCGGCCATGATGCGGGAGCATCTGCAAAGTCCGGTGCCCATTATCACGCGGGTGCTGGCCGAGCAGGGCATGGGGTAA
- the glaH gene encoding glutarate dioxygenase GlaH, which translates to MSNIATADFASHQYQGFSLAPSALSSRLLELRFDECTVNAFLEATAEWPVQALEYKSFLRFRVAQILNDLCGQALQPLLINTLVDRDTGALLITPEELNRVEQAEDMVKFTTAVAHLFGRSNFDAMSGQYYARFVVQNQDNSDSYLRQAHRVMELHNDGTYVEQDTDYVLMLKIDEQNMEGGNSLLLHLDDWEHLDRFYADPMASRVMRWAAPPSKNTTKDVFHPVFDTDRSGRPIMSYIDQFVQPKNYEEGVWLAALSDAIETSSKQLSVRVPTGSFLLINNHFWLHGRDKFIAHEGLRRELMRQRGYFTHAKTLKNPRQG; encoded by the coding sequence ATGTCCAACATCGCCACCGCCGATTTCGCCAGCCACCAGTACCAGGGATTCAGCCTGGCGCCGTCTGCCCTGTCTTCGCGCCTGCTGGAACTGCGCTTTGACGAGTGCACCGTAAACGCCTTTCTTGAGGCCACCGCCGAGTGGCCGGTACAGGCGCTGGAGTACAAATCCTTTCTGCGCTTTCGCGTGGCCCAGATCCTCAACGATCTGTGCGGTCAGGCGCTGCAGCCGCTGCTGATCAACACCCTGGTGGACCGCGACACCGGCGCCCTGCTGATCACCCCGGAAGAACTGAACCGGGTGGAACAGGCCGAAGACATGGTCAAGTTCACCACCGCCGTGGCCCATTTGTTTGGCCGCTCCAACTTCGACGCCATGAGCGGCCAGTATTACGCCCGCTTCGTGGTGCAGAACCAGGACAACTCCGACAGCTACCTGCGCCAGGCCCACCGGGTGATGGAACTGCACAACGACGGCACCTATGTGGAGCAGGACACCGACTATGTACTGATGCTGAAGATTGACGAGCAGAACATGGAAGGAGGCAACTCCCTGCTGCTGCATCTGGACGACTGGGAGCACCTGGACCGCTTTTACGCCGATCCCATGGCCAGCCGGGTCATGCGCTGGGCCGCCCCCCCCAGCAAGAACACCACCAAGGACGTGTTCCACCCGGTGTTCGACACCGATCGCAGCGGCCGCCCCATCATGTCCTACATCGATCAGTTCGTGCAGCCCAAAAACTACGAGGAAGGCGTGTGGCTGGCAGCACTGTCCGACGCCATTGAAACCAGCAGCAAGCAGCTGTCGGTGCGGGTGCCTACCGGCTCATTTTTGCTGATCAACAACCACTTCTGGCTGCACGGTCGCGACAAGTTTATCGCCCATGAGGGCCTGCGCCGGGAGCTGATGCGCCAGCGCGGTTACTTTACTCATGCCAAGACCCTGAAAAACCCGCGTCAGGGCTGA